One Capra hircus breed San Clemente chromosome 27, ASM170441v1, whole genome shotgun sequence DNA window includes the following coding sequences:
- the CDKN2AIP gene encoding CDKN2A-interacting protein isoform X1 encodes MAQEVSEYLSQNPRVAAWVEALRCDGETDKHWRHRREFLLRNAGDLAPAGGAASAPREEAADAESGTRNRQLQQLISFSMAWANHVFLGCRYPQKVMDKILSMAEGIKVTDAPIHITRDELVAKVKKRGISSSNEGVEEPAKKRTIEGKNNSAVEQDRLKIPAKTSAQQESSSTCSGSSSKSESSGNSARSSSTPSQNSATSDGERAVASQSSSSAASQVTAVGSGKASEPEVPDKHGSASFVSSLLKSSVNSHVTQSTDSRQQSGSPKKSALEGLSASVSQSVSEIEVPLLGSSGSSEVELPLLSSKASSETASSGLTSKASSEASVSSSVSKNSSSSGTSSLTPKSNTSVNTMLTSKSASQVAASLLASKNSSQTSGSLVSKNTAIASVSQLASKSSSQTSTAQLPSKSTSQSSESSVKFSCCKLTNEDVKQKQPFFNRLYKTVAWKLVAVGGFSPSVNHGELLNAAIEALKATLDVFFVPLKELADLPQNKSSQESIVCELRCKSVYLGTGCGKSKENAKAVASREALKLFLKKKVVVKICKRKYRGSEIEDLVLLDEESRPVNLPPALKHPQELL; translated from the exons ATGGCGCAGGAGGTGTCGGAATACCTGAGCCAGAACCCGCGAGTGGCCGCCTGGGTGGAGGCGCTACGCTGCGACGGCGAGACCGACAAACACTGGCGCCACCGCCGAGAGTTCCTGCTCCGCAACGCCGGGGACCTGGCCCCCGCCGGCGGTGCTGCCTCCGCTCCCCGAGAGGAGGCCGCCGACGCCGAGAGCGGGACCCGCAATcggcagctgcagcagctcatCTCCTTTTCCATGGCCTGGGCCAACCACGTCTTCCTCGGGTGCCG GTACCCTCAAAAAGTTATGGATAAAATACTTAGTATGGCTGAAGGCATCAAAGTGACAGATGCTCCAATCCATATCACAAGAGACGAACTGGTTGCCAAGGTGAAGAAAAGAGGGATATCGAGTAGCAATG aAGGGGTAGAAGAGCCAGCCAAAAAACGAACCATAGAAGGGAAAAACAATTCTGCAGTTGAGCAAGATCGTCTGAAAATTCCTGCTAAAACATCAGCTCAGCAGGAGAGCAGCTCAACCTGTTCAGGTTCCTCTTCCAAATCAGAGAGTAGTGGGAACTCAGCTCGGAGCTCCAGCACCCCAAGTCAGAATAGCGCCACAAGTGATGGAGAGCGCGCAGTTGCCAGCCAAAGCAGCAGCAGCGCTGCCTCTCAGGTGACAGCAGTAGGGTCTGGAAAAGCTTCTGAACCagaagttccagataaacatggTTCAGCATCATTTGTTTCTTCATTGTTGAAATCCAGTGTGAATAGTCATGTAACCCAGTCCACTGATTCCAGACAACAAAGTGGATCGCCGAAAAAGAGTGCTTTGGAAGGCTTGTCCGCCTCAGTCTCTCAAAGCGTCTCAGAGATTGAGGTACCCTTGTTGGGCTCCTCAGGAAGCTCAGAAGTAGAGTTGCCACTGTTGTCTTCTAAAGCTAGTTCAGAGACAGCTTCCAGCGGGTTAACTTCTAAAGCCAGTTCAGAGGCAAGTGTTTCATCATCAGTTTCTAAAAACAGTTCATCATCAGGCACATCTTCACTAACCCCCAAGAGCAACACCTCAGTGAACACAATGCTGACTTCCAAAAGCGCTTCACAGGTAGCTGCGTCACTGTTAGCTTCCAAGAACAGCTCCCAGACCAGTGGCTCTCTGGTCTCCAAAAACACTGCCATAGCAAGTGTGTCCCAGCTGGCTTCTAAGAGTAGTTCTCAGACCAGCACGGCACAGCTGCCTTCCAAAAGTACTTCACAGTCGAGTGAGAGTTCTGTCAAGTTCTCTTGTTGCAAGTTAACCAACGAAGATGTGAAACAGAAACAACCTTTTTTCAATAGACTGTATAAAACAGTGGCATGGAAGTTGGTGGCTGTCGGTGGCTTTAGTCCCAGTGTGAATCATGGCGAGCTCTTAAACGCAGCTATTGAGGCTCTGAAAGCCACACTGGATGTGTTTTTTGTCCCGCTAAAAGAACTGGCAGATCTGCCTCAAAACAAGAGTTCTCAAGAAAGTATTGTTTGTGAATTGAGATGTAAGTCTGTGTATTTGGGCACTGGCtgtggaaaaagcaaagaaaatgctaAAGCAGTTGCATCAAGAGAAGCCTTGAAGTTATTTCTCAAGAAAAAGGTAGTGgtaaaaatatgtaaaaggaaATACAGAGGCAGTGAAATAGAAGACTTAGTACTCCTCGATGAAGAATCAAGGCCTGTAAACTTGCCTCCAGCATTAAAACATCCTCAAGAATTACTGTAA
- the CDKN2AIP gene encoding CDKN2A-interacting protein isoform X2, translating into MAQEVSEYLSQNPRVAAWVEALRCDGETDKHWRHRREFLLRNAGDLAPAGGAASAPREEAADAESGTRNRQLQQLISFSMAWANHVFLGCRYPQKVMDKILSMAEGIKVTDAPIHITRDELVAKKG; encoded by the exons ATGGCGCAGGAGGTGTCGGAATACCTGAGCCAGAACCCGCGAGTGGCCGCCTGGGTGGAGGCGCTACGCTGCGACGGCGAGACCGACAAACACTGGCGCCACCGCCGAGAGTTCCTGCTCCGCAACGCCGGGGACCTGGCCCCCGCCGGCGGTGCTGCCTCCGCTCCCCGAGAGGAGGCCGCCGACGCCGAGAGCGGGACCCGCAATcggcagctgcagcagctcatCTCCTTTTCCATGGCCTGGGCCAACCACGTCTTCCTCGGGTGCCG GTACCCTCAAAAAGTTATGGATAAAATACTTAGTATGGCTGAAGGCATCAAAGTGACAGATGCTCCAATCCATATCACAAGAGACGAACTGGTTGCCAAG aAGGGGTAG